One genomic region from Leptospira tipperaryensis encodes:
- a CDS encoding CarD family transcriptional regulator codes for MAAKKKNSEIEHKVGDYVVYPIHGVGEILEISKKNILGKKKDCYVLEIQGSKMKVMIPVDKAEQVRIRPIIDKKEIKKVIALLKKDEVDTEEDWKIRYQNNLNKIKSGSIYEVGEVCRNLFRRANGKELSIMERKLYESAYNLVKMEVALSKGVTQEEAGNLVSDVLASTLSPGEKKSDEEE; via the coding sequence TTGGCTGCCAAAAAGAAAAATTCCGAAATCGAACACAAGGTAGGCGACTACGTAGTCTATCCCATCCATGGAGTTGGAGAGATACTGGAAATCTCCAAGAAGAATATCCTTGGTAAGAAGAAGGATTGCTACGTTCTCGAAATCCAGGGTAGTAAGATGAAGGTTATGATACCTGTTGACAAAGCAGAACAGGTTCGAATCCGCCCTATCATCGATAAAAAAGAGATCAAGAAAGTCATCGCGCTCCTGAAAAAGGACGAAGTCGATACAGAAGAAGACTGGAAGATCCGCTACCAAAATAACCTCAACAAGATCAAATCCGGGTCGATTTATGAGGTCGGAGAAGTCTGCAGAAACCTATTTCGTAGAGCAAATGGAAAAGAGCTCTCCATCATGGAGAGAAAGCTGTACGAAAGCGCCTATAATCTTGTGAAAATGGAAGTTGCTTTAAGCAAAGGTGTTACCCAGGAAGAAGCTGGAAATTTAGTTTCCGACGTGCTCGCTAGCACTCTTTCTCCTGGTGAAAAAAAGTCAGACGAAGAAGAATAA
- a CDS encoding cytochrome c oxidase subunit 3 family protein: protein MSTAKHAEFHHAHHFDSAEHQYDASKQGIWLFLVTEILMFGALFVGYTIYHSLYPEVFHAGSHHLSVPMGAFNTVVLLFSSFTMALGIHYVQVDKKKEAVIALVITVLCALTFMVVKYFEYTAKIHHGLLPGKFFTNTETPDIKNLAMFFGFYFVMTGIHGSHVLIGAGLIIWVMIKVIKGELNSSYYTPLEGVGLFWHVVDLIWIYLFPLLYLVG, encoded by the coding sequence CACCATGCTCATCACTTTGACAGTGCTGAGCATCAGTATGACGCTTCTAAACAAGGAATTTGGTTATTCCTTGTAACGGAAATTCTAATGTTTGGCGCCCTCTTTGTGGGTTATACGATTTACCATTCATTGTATCCTGAAGTTTTTCACGCAGGAAGTCATCACTTGTCCGTTCCTATGGGAGCGTTCAACACTGTAGTTCTTCTTTTTAGCTCCTTTACGATGGCGCTTGGAATTCACTACGTTCAGGTTGATAAAAAGAAAGAAGCCGTGATCGCATTGGTCATTACGGTTCTTTGCGCCCTGACGTTTATGGTTGTGAAGTATTTTGAATATACTGCGAAGATCCATCACGGACTTCTTCCGGGTAAATTTTTTACAAACACCGAGACGCCGGATATTAAGAACTTAGCGATGTTTTTCGGTTTTTACTTTGTAATGACCGGGATTCACGGATCTCACGTATTGATCGGAGCGGGACTCATCATCTGGGTGATGATCAAGGTAATCAAAGGAGAATTGAATTCTTCTTATTACACTCCGTTAGAAGGTGTGGGTCTTTTCTGGCACGTAGTCGACTTGATCTGGATCTATCTTTTCCCTCTTCTCTATTTGGTGGGTTAA